The sequence GCTCTACCTTGTAAGAATCGGCTGCAGACAAGTGAAGATGGTCAGCAAACGActcgaccttgtcgagcagatGCACCACGCCTGTGCATTTGTCCAGCTTAGCCTCGAATCCATGATCCGCTTTGACGAACTCGGCAAAACGAGCACATTTGAGTGTGCAGTGAAACACGATTGCTCGAATTAGCTCGACAGAGGCATCTGGATGCTGTGCTTTCGCGGACGCCAGATCCACATGAACATTGTGTTGGTCGGGATGGCAGTATGGGAAGGCTGACTCGATTAGCGCCATACATAGCTGAGGGGTTCCTCTGCATTGTCCGCTGCCTAGATCTGCCCAGGTGGGAACGGAAGAATCGGCAGGCGATGATGAAtcaagatgagcagcatcCGAACTGCCAGCCCCGCTTTCATCACTCGCCGACCGCGCTTTCTTGTTCCCTTTCCATTTTTTCTGCTTCGAATTCCTCCTGTGATGAGCATTCTGGTGCCTGATCTGCTCTTTTTGTATCTGTTGCTCCGAGTGGATCAATGCGACTCCAACTTTCTTCGTCGCATGAATAGTAGCCAGAAGAGCGGGCATGAGAGTGCGCGTTAACGACAATGCAAAAGTAGCAGCATCCGTTCCAGATTGCTGAGATGAACGTTTCAGCCTCGCGTTGGtgccgtcgtcgctgtTTTCTCTGTGTGATGCAGGAATTGCGTTGATCTCGTCCGCAGTATCAAACGCAGCAGATACAAGGCTGAGAATTTGTCGTTCGTCGGCATCTCTGAGTTCGATATCGGTGAGATGTCGTTTCGACTTGACAGAACTGTTGAGGAGTGTCCCTTGAGGAGTCCCGAGGGTCGGAAGGCCGTTGCTCCCGGGCGATTTTGCATCGGATGAATGATCACCACCAATCAATTCAGGAACTTTGGTGTCCCCGGTGTGACTGCTCGGTGTAGTCAAGCGTGGGACTGCAGCAGGACCAGCTAGAGCTCCGGATCCAGGAGAGGAAGGACTCGCCCCGGTCCCGCTGGGCAGCTGACTGATTGCTGAACTGGGTGCTTTGATGTTCGGGCTCGCTTCGCTGCTCCCTACCAGCATTTCCAAAAGTCCGCCGGGCATTCCAGCTTGGACTCGAGACATGTACATGTCCCGACCGGCTTCGATGCCTTTAATGGCAATGTCCTCAACTTGAGCGAAGGTGGGGATGATTcgcttgcgcagcttttCCGCAATGTCAACTGTCCCGTATTCGTGCTTACAGGTCGATTCGTCGGGCGTTTCCACCGCAACGTTACTGTGCGTGCAAAAGTCGGAATCAGTTTCTCGCTTGCCAACTGCGTTGGGGCTGCCGCGGCGTTTGCGGTGCGATACTTTGTGGCTTGCCCCGAACTCAGATTCTTCCGATGCGGCCGACTGGTTTCGAGAAACTTGAGTCGTTCGACAGCCAGCTCTATCTCCACCATCCCAGTGAGGAATATCGTATACACGACCGAACGTCCAACCGGGTGAAGCGTCTTCATTGAACGGCTCTAGCGCTCTGCCTTTCAAATCAGCTGATCTTCGAGCTGGCCCCTGTGAAGGAGTCCAGATACGCATTGCCTCGCCAAATGCTCGCTTCGACGCATGGCGATGCGAACTGGACAAGCGATGGTGTGGGTGCTGATGTTGCGCATGATGATGGTGCGAATGACGGTCATGGTTGTGGTGggggtgctgctgcgcagaGGCTAGTGAGAGCAAGCTGAAGATCGTGGCGAGCCACAAATACAAGAACAGAGGGGAAAACTGcatggtggacgaggttAGTGAGGGGAAAGCCAGTATGGCTTGCATAGGCGCTTCAGGCAGGAGGACTGGTCTGTATTTAAGTGCTTGTACAACTCAAGCAGCCTAAAgggctcagcagcagaggtCGCCCCAAAACTTTGGATGTCAGCCAACTTTACAGTGCTGAGCTCCAAGAGagatattcacgattgccgCCGTTGCATGTCGAGCGTACTCAGAGAATATGAGACTCAAAACGACAAGCGATCCGTTTGTCTTGTATTACAGTATTTTTGCATTGTCAAAAAAGATCTAAAAGCCACATCATCTCATCCTGGCTTGGGTGAAAGTCAAGCTAGCAGTCAAGCGTATACGTTAGGTCGGCTGTCTTGCGGCTCCCTGTAGCCGGAGCTGGCAAGAGAACGTGTTGATCTACGATTCATACAAGATTGTGCGAGCCGTGCACACTATCTATGATTACGAATGTCGTCAACACAGTCGAAAGCAGAGTCTTCATACTGATGAGAAAATGAGCGCTACAACCCTGTTATCCGCGCTTTTATCGCGCTGTCAAGTTAAGCACCTCGCACGGTTCGGTCACGGACTAGTTGATATCAAATGAGCATTGAGTTGACTTGGTGACAAGTTACTCTGGAAAATTCTCACCCTTAGTACATGGTATGTGAAACCCTGTCACAGATTTTATGTTGAAATTGTGCCTTCTTCACAAATCAAGCAAGCCCGCCACGCGCGTCGAACCGGGGACATTCACTtgtcctcctcttcctcgtcgtcgtcctcttcgcccGAATGCCAGCCGTAAACGACGACGGTAGCGAGACCGAGCAGGCCGGTGATGATGCAGCCCGTGAAAGCAGCGATCGCACGACCGGTCCAGCCAGACTCGAGATATGTAGGACCCTTGGCGAGACCATCAAAGTCGGAGGTAGAGTTGAGGCCAACGGCGTTGCCGGTGGTAGCAATCCCTTGAGCCTGACATTGATTCTTGATGTAGCTAGGCACGTTGAGGAAACTGTCGGACAGAACATCGGGTGCTTCGATGAAAATCGAGGCCAGACCAGACACGAGATGAGGATCAATGTGGCAGTGGAAGAACCAAGCTCCTGGGTTGTCGGCCCTGAAGCGCAAGTAAGCCGATCCGCCGGGTGGGACCATGACCGTGTCGCGCCTCATGGGGTTGACCTGTGACGAGTTGAACGGAGGGTTGATAGTCGGATCGTCTGAAGTGACATCCTGCGACTTGTGAACGACCTGGAAGTGATGACCGTGAAGATGGAAGGGATGCTTACCAGCGTCCCAGTTAAAGAGCTGAACTTCGATCATTTCGTTGTGCTTGATAACAAAGGCGTTCGAGTTAGGGCCGTAGATAGCCGGGttggaagcgagcgcaCCCATGGATTCGGCAGAGAACAAAGCCGGCACCTGGGGAGCAACGTAAGAGATGTTGTTGAAAGCGGCATAATTTTCACCGTCGGACATGGTGTCGAACGAAACATCGAGACGATGGACTGCGTCGGGAGTGACCATAGGCTCAGCGTTGACGGGGACGAATTGAAGGTCATCAAAGTAAGTGTACTCTTCGAGGATCTTTTCCGGTCCGAACTTGTCCTTGGGAGCGTTGGGATACGAGATGGTCGCCGACACGTTGAGCTGGAGATCTTCGGGAACAACGTCAAACATGtcctcgtccatgttgGCGTGCAACTTCCAGTTCTGGGGATCAGTGTCGTTTCTCGCTGTGACGAGCACGCTGAAACGCTGCGCTACGGCAACCGAGAGGAAATCGACAGGCTGAGGCAGCACATCAACACCTTCGACCTCGATCACCTGCATGTCGTGACCGGACAGGTAGAAGTAAAAAGCAGCTAGCGCCGACATGTTGATGACACGCAACCTGTACGTCTTGCCCGCCTCGAAGGGGAGCGTAGCGTTCTCGCTGAAGCCAGGCAGGTAGGTGGCAGCCGAAGTCTTGTTGGAAGTGTGAGCAAAGTAGATGAGACCAGATTTGGGGACGGGTTCGGCACCGGTAGGGTTTTTGCGGTTCATAAACTCGTTCTTGACCAAGTCTGTGTAGTTGGAGTGGTACCAATCGCCGAGGATGACGGTGTAGTCGTCGTCGTAGTTGTAGTGAATGTCCGCCGGGTCATCGGGGTGGATGATGACAGGAGAACGAAGACCGTCGGTGTACTGGTCGTTGTTGTGCGCATGAATCCAGAAGGTGCCCATCTGCTTACGACGGTCGGCAGGCGAAGCGGGCGAGTTGAGCGTCTCGTATGTGAAGGATTGGCCAGGAGGGATGGGACATTGAGTGATCGCTACAGCGCCGTCATAGTAGCCAGTACGGTTGAAGAACATGCCGTGCGAATGGAGCGAGGCACCGACGCCGGTCTCAAGCTTGTTGGTAGCAGTGATACGAACCGTGTCTGATGCGTTGACGTTGATGATGGGAGGAGGCCAGCTACCATTGACGCCAATGACGTGCCTTGGGTAAAGGCCGTCTGGATTAACATCGGGCACCCAGTTGATATTCCAGTGCTGCTCGACGGTGGCAGCATTTGCGGTCAAGAGCAATGAGCACAGCGACGAGGCAAGCAAGCCCAGCGCTGGCATCACCGTACGACGTTGAGGTGCGACCATGTTGACGAGTGTTGCTTGCGAAGGTCGCCTAGGATGTAATCTTGCAAGGAGAGTGACGGTTGGTAGAGAGCAAAGCACAAGATGAAAGTACCTTGTTGCCTGCCTGAACGGGGTATACCTTGTCACGGAGCTAGGAACAGGGAGATATGATCTGCTGGCAGGGCGACCTTAtcaagaggaagagcaacagcaaggGGACGAACCGGACAGAAAGGTGAAGAGAAGGGCAGCTTGCGTCTGGATTTCTTCCACCGTCTATCAGATAGGCAAAAGGACGTGGTGCTGGGTGAAAAgaattttttttttttaatTTCCCCAATCCAGTGTCACCTAAAGAACGAAGTGAAAGAAGAGAGGGCCGACCAAGGACTTGAAGCGGGCTTGAATGATCTGATAAGCTGTAGCGAGGAACGGCCGCTGTAGAGAATCAGGACTGGTGCCTGAGTTTGGTTTGGCGTGTCAATGCGTGCCTCAGTTTGTGTTGAAATTCCAACAGCGAGGAAATGGACAGATTGAGTGACTGAATGCTGTCGATGTGGGCGCCGTGCTCCTATTGGCTGGTGAACAGCAGCTTCGGGGGAGAGCGGAAGCCTCAGCGGGACAAGTGGCGACGGCCCGAAGAGAATCACAATGTTGCGAAGGAAGAGAGTCTACCGAGATGCGTGCCAGACGTCttgctcgaaaaggcgcAATGCAGAGGTGAGACGATCAAGTAGGGTCGAGGCGCAGAAAACAAGGCGACGGCagctgccgacgagcaagaaTACTGTATCAACAAGAGCGGAAAGTACGAGTGCAAATGTGAAGAACAAATCGAATCATCGGCACAAATACAGAGCAAAGTCAAGACCAGATCACATCAGATAAGTCGGGCTTGccgaagcaagcaagcaagcaagccacACACAAAATGGCCTTGCAATGTTCATTATGAGCTGAGTGTCAATCGCAAGTCGCGGCCCATTGGTGATTGTTGGTTGTCTCTGCTGCATTAAAgagttttttttttgctcTTGGCTTTCAGATTGACTTGCGAGCCGGTGCGAATGCGATTCATATTTTTTTGCATGTGGGCGACCTCCTTCTTGCGGCATTTTCTAACAGCAGTCGGTGACAGATGCCGCTGCATCCCAACGCCATGGTTCTCGACTCTAGGATCGATAGGAAGCACCTCTTCTTCGCGCGGGATgagaagctcgccaaggGAAGCAATAGACCTTCGGCTCTTAGTGTGGATTATTAGCGCGCCTTGCGGCTTGCACGGCGTTGCAGTCGTGGATCTAGTGAAATTGCCTCATGAGCGATTTTGGCCTTCCAAACCCACGATTGCAAACGGAAAACAGACAATAGGTGACTCGGCACCGACCGTCGGAGAGCACAAGCGCACGATAAAGTGAGACGAGCGTTCATGCTTGCTTTGCATATCGAACGATGCGACGCGAGGAATGACACACTCCTCAAGTGGGGTTGGTTGGTAAACTGGCTGGAAGTTGCAAGCGGAGTTGAGAAGGTCAaagccaatcacgaatcacgaatcaaatcgtgaatggtgaatgtCGGCGTCGCTTTGCGAATCTCGCGTGCGAAAACCCTTAGTTGCGGCTCAATTGTGGATGCAGGTGCGGACCGCTGGTTGATTACTTTCCTTAGGCTCGCTTAGCTTGCGAGCTCGCGTGCTCATGTGCTCGCGTGCCAGAGCATCAAACTAAGCCGCGCAGAGAGAAAATCAGGCTGTCTTCTATCTGATAAACCTGATTCAGCCAAATTTCCTGTGcgtactcgtgacttggatTCTTTCAGCACCCTATTCCCACGCGAACTTTGAGTGGTAGGGTTTTGAGGTGGCGGATCAGCTGGTATTCTGCCTTCTCGACTTTGCATTCCCCCCTCTTGGCCTCTTCTCCTGGCTTGTACACTCTTATCGCCATTCCGCCTTTGGCTCATGCGCTGTCTGAGAAGCCGAGGTTTGCCCGCTGTCCTTTCCTTGGCCGGCGCATCTTGAGCCTGTGCACCCCGAATTCCTGTTTGTTTGTTTTTTTTGGGTTTTTTTCTTCCACCTCATTTGAAATTTATGGGACTGGAATCTGAACAGAACGTGTTTGTGCAGCTCGAATGTCGTCGCTGGAAGCACCAGattctcttcttcctccgcTCTGCTCGTGAGGCTTGCTTGTTGATGTGCGCCTGATCCTTTGCCCAGTTCCGACCGTGTTGTCAGGTCCGCATCTCCCTTTTACCGGCTGCGCTTGTTGCGCTCCCAATCATCTTACAGCGTACAAGGTGACTGTGGTCTCTACAACCTCATTGGCCTGGACATCTGCATCCGAACTCTCCCGTCTCGGCTCTCCGTCCACCTTGATTCGTACCTGAGGTTTACAACAACGGCTGTCCTCTTCGATTGCCTTCTTGGTTGGACCGGCCTTCTAGCTCTTGTTCACGCAGCTTCCGCTTTTCTTCACACGCTCTTCGGCCTTATCAGATCATATTTTTCTCCTGTATCGCCTGCTCTGCCTCAAGGGAAATTCCCAAAATCTTGCCTCGACGCTTTGCTCCCTCTTATCTGCCCGACCTCCCTCGCCTTCACCCTCGATCTCACCTCCCTTCCCCCAACGTAACACGCGCACCTTCATCATCCAGACGTCTCCTGGCAGTCGTCGTAACAAAAGCAAACATGTCGGCAACGGGCAACAAAGTGTTTGCGCCAGCCATCTTCTTCATCGCCGCCAGggaggcgctcgaggccTCCCTCGTGATTGGCATTCTCTCTGGTATGCTCGAAAACCTTGTAGTGCACACAAAGTCGGCCGAAGACCTCGccgctcacgactcgcttACCGAGTCTGAGAAGCACGAGGTCGAACAAAAGAAGCGTGCGCTCGTTCGTAAGCTTCGAAAGATTGTAAGTTTCGCACACATACCAGCCTTGATCGTTTCATTCTTGATTGCCAGCTGACACGAGATGACATGGTGTATTTTTACGATTCAGGTGCTATTGGGAGCTTTGACCGGTCTGTTGATCGCATTTGCTATCGGAGCTGCGTTCCTGGCCGTTTTCTACACTCAAGTCAACG comes from Mycosarcoma maydis chromosome 1, whole genome shotgun sequence and encodes:
- a CDS encoding iron transport multicopper oxidase, whose protein sequence is MVAPQRRTVMPALGLLASSLCSLLLTANAATVEQHWNINWVPDVNPDGLYPRHVIGVNGSWPPPIINVNASDTVRITATNKLETGVGASLHSHGMFFNRTGYYDGAVAITQCPIPPGQSFTYETLNSPASPADRRKQMGTFWIHAHNNDQYTDGLRSPVIIHPDDPADIHYNYDDDYTVILGDWYHSNYTDLVKNEFMNRKNPTGAEPVPKSGLIYFAHTSNKTSAATYLPGFSENATLPFEAGKTYRLRVINMSALAAFYFYLSGHDMQVIEVEGVDVLPQPVDFLSVAVAQRFSVLVTARNDTDPQNWKLHANMDEDMFDVVPEDLQLNVSATISYPNAPKDKFGPEKILEEYTYFDDLQFVPVNAEPMVTPDAVHRLDVSFDTMSDGENYAAFNNISYVAPQVPALFSAESMGALASNPAIYGPNSNAFVIKHNEMIEVQLFNWDAGKHPFHLHGHHFQVVHKSQDVTSDDPTINPPFNSSQVNPMRRDTVMVPPGGSAYLRFRADNPGAWFFHCHIDPHLVSGLASIFIEAPDVLSDSFLNVPSYIKNQCQAQGIATTGNAVGLNSTSDFDGLAKGPTYLESGWTGRAIAAFTGCIITGLLGLATVVVYGWHSGEEDDDEEEEDK